From the Armatimonas rosea genome, the window CTGAGAGCTGCCCTTTGGTTTCTGAATCTTTTACTGACATACACCGCTCCGTCCTGACTGCCCTGTAGGGGCATCAATAGAATGAGCATACTGTTATGTCATCGCAAAACTAAATGCAACGTCTTTCTGTGCTTAAACGTGCTTAAACTGCGGCGGAGGCTGAAATAAGCTGATAAATGATCTTCTCATGAAAATGACTCGGGTCAACAAAACTAGCTCCTTCAATCCTGCCATCCATGAGGTCATGGTACAGCTGAAGATAGCCTTTACGAAACTGGCCATAGAGCTGGATAAAGCGGAAGCTCCCTCCTCCGTAGCTCAGTACCATAGTCTTACCTTGCTCTTTATCACAGTCATAAACGGTAACAGCACTAAGGCAGTAAGGCGAAGGCAGCAAGGCAAAAAGCAGACTTTTCTTTCGAAACAGAACTTCCATCCGAGCCCAGACTTTTTGTACTTGCTCCTGTCGGATTGGGCGTCCTCTTTCACCAAGTTCCTCGTACACCGACTCGGAGACAACAGTCGACAAAAATACGAAAATGTCGGCATCATCGGCAAATGCCAAGATGTGCTTCTGGTTGAAGTGGGCTGGAACGTCACGACCGGAGAGACCATAGGCAGCAATGAACATGCGAACCAAGGCAAGTCCCCTATCGGTCGCTACGACGTCCCTAACATGTGGGACAATGACAAAGGCTGCTCCGATCAATTCACCTGGGGCGAGGTTCCTTCCGCTTGTTGTTTCGTAGGGATGACGCCGTACCTTCTCAACGACGTAAGAATAAAAATCAAAGTCTTTGATCAGCTCATCCAAATGCTCGGGAGCTCGGTGTTTAATGCGCTCAACAACAGCTTGACGCAAGGCGATTCTGCGCTCTTCCTTGAAGGAACGCTTTCCCTTTACCCCCTGCTCAACCATGGATATGAGCGAACTCATCTTGGTAGGTACAAGCTCGTGCGCCGCGACGGCATGGGCAAGAGCTGTCAAGGATTCAAACAGAGGTTTACCACCAATCCTTTCGTCTTTGTATTCCAGCAGAAAGTGATGCAAGCGCATCAATTCAGCTATGTCTGGAGGTTTCGGAGGTCTAGGCATCGCTTTCAAAAAAGAATACCCCATCCTCCTACCCTAAGGGCACCCTGGCAAAAAGACGATACTATCCGGTACAATCCTGCAATCAGATTACAGGTTCGGGCGCAGGGAGGTACGCGAGTTTCGCTTTATCAGACTCCAGCCCACGAGAAAGGAAGGTAGTGTGTACCTAGAGTTTTTTGGACTGACGGAGGCACCGTTCTCCGTACAGCCTGATCCAAAGTTTGCCTATCCGAGTCAGGAGCACAAAATCGCCATCGCCAAGATGCGCTACGCTGCTGACCAGAAGCGCGGTCTCGCGGTTCTGACTGGTCCTGTCGGCGCAGGTAAGACAACCGTGGCAAATCAGCTCCTCGTGACTTGGGAAGAGGACAAGGCCAAGACTGTGGCTTTTCTCCCTGCCGCCTCGATGCGTACCCCAGCAGCGTTTTTGCGAGCAGTTCTGGAGGCGTTCGATCAGAAGCCAACCCGGACAGCAGCAGACAACCAGCGCTTCCTCGAGCTCTTCCTGCTCTCCGAATATAAAGAAGGGCGTCACTGCGTTCTACTACTGGACGAAGGGCAGAACGTCTCCCCAGACAACATTGACACCATCGCCGAGCTTACCAACTTCCAGACTGCCAAGAGCAAGCTCATAACGATTGTCATGCTTGCCCAGGACAATCTCCCCAACAAGTTGGAGCGCAAAGAGGCCTTCCGCTCGCGTATCGCTGTTGTTGGTCACCTCGATCCCCTCTCTTTTGAGGACATGTGTGGCATGATCTCTCACCGCCTGAAAACCGCTGGCGGGGACAAGATCAACAAGTACTTCAATGAGGAGGCTCTCCACGAAATCTACGCCACCACACGAGGAATCCCCAGAGACATCTGCGTTCTCTGTGATGCCTGCATGGTGAACAGCTACGTGAGTAATCAGCGTGTAGCGAATGCAGCTCTGGTAGAGCAATCCGTCAATGAGATGGCGCGTGAGAAGCGCTGGCCGGTTGAGATCAAGGAAGAAAGCAAAGCCCCCAAGGGCAAGTCAAAGGGAGCTAAGGCATGAGCACACTAGCAGATCTACGCCGTCAAAATATCGCTGAACAAAAGGGTGAAGCTGAGCCCCTTCCCGCAGATGCGGAAGCACGTACTTCCGCACTTACGCAATCAAGCGCTGGAGCAGAACCTCTTGAAGAATCCGTATCTACGGAAATCCGTAAATCCGCAAGCACGCAAGCAAGTAAGGACGTGCGCACGGGAGCAAGGAAGCAAGCACCTAAGCAAGTACGCGCCCAAGCACTTGAGGGCGCACCTACGGGCGGACTTACTGAAGTAGTACGTGAAGCGCTAGAGATGAAACGCAACCATCCTGGTGGGGTGAAAGCGACAGTGGATATGTCACCCGAGCTCTCCAAAAGAGCGAAGAAATACTGCCTGGAGCATGATGTTAGCTCCGTGCGCGTTCTTTGCTTGGAGCTGCTCGATGCCTTCCTCACTGACGAGGGATTCTGAGGACGAGACGATGGAGCCAGATGCCGAAATAGGAATGATCTTAGACCTTCTCATTGGAGAGGGTGTTGTGGCGTACCAGCGTGGCCTAGCACGGGCTGTTGGTTGCCATTCGGCAGGGCTCCTGCTGTCCCAGTTCTGGTACTGGACACAGCGACTTCCTGAGGGGCGAGATGGCTGGTTCCACAAGACCATGCCTGAGATTGAGCAGGAGACCGTCATGGGGCGGCGTGAGCAAGATACCGCTCGCAAGAAGCTGCGCGATCTGGGACTTCTTGAGGAAAAACGGATGGGCCAGCCAGCAAAGCTCTGGTTCCGCTTGAACCGAAAAGCTGTCGTCGAGCTCCTTCGCAAAGATGTTCGAGAGCGTCGTGAGCAGATGAGTTTACAGGACTCCCTGCAATCAGATCTTCAGTTTGGCGCTTTCCGCCAAACTAGATTGGCGGAAAGCGCCAAACTAGATTGTACGAATGCGCCAAACAAGATTGGCGGAAAGCGCCAAACTATTAAGGATACAAAGAATACAGCAAAGAGTACAACAAAGAATACAGCAACAACAACCA encodes:
- the opgC gene encoding OpgC domain-containing protein, producing the protein MKAMPRPPKPPDIAELMRLHHFLLEYKDERIGGKPLFESLTALAHAVAAHELVPTKMSSLISMVEQGVKGKRSFKEERRIALRQAVVERIKHRAPEHLDELIKDFDFYSYVVEKVRRHPYETTSGRNLAPGELIGAAFVIVPHVRDVVATDRGLALVRMFIAAYGLSGRDVPAHFNQKHILAFADDADIFVFLSTVVSESVYEELGERGRPIRQEQVQKVWARMEVLFRKKSLLFALLPSPYCLSAVTVYDCDKEQGKTMVLSYGGGSFRFIQLYGQFRKGYLQLYHDLMDGRIEGASFVDPSHFHEKIIYQLISASAAV
- a CDS encoding AAA family ATPase, with the translated sequence MYLEFFGLTEAPFSVQPDPKFAYPSQEHKIAIAKMRYAADQKRGLAVLTGPVGAGKTTVANQLLVTWEEDKAKTVAFLPAASMRTPAAFLRAVLEAFDQKPTRTAADNQRFLELFLLSEYKEGRHCVLLLDEGQNVSPDNIDTIAELTNFQTAKSKLITIVMLAQDNLPNKLERKEAFRSRIAVVGHLDPLSFEDMCGMISHRLKTAGGDKINKYFNEEALHEIYATTRGIPRDICVLCDACMVNSYVSNQRVANAALVEQSVNEMAREKRWPVEIKEESKAPKGKSKGAKA